From Falco cherrug isolate bFalChe1 chromosome 4, bFalChe1.pri, whole genome shotgun sequence, one genomic window encodes:
- the CEP20 gene encoding centrosomal protein 20 isoform X5: protein MATVAELKAVLKDTLEKRGALGQIKARIRAEVFNALDDQSEPRPPLSRENFLINELIREYLEYNKYKYAASVLTAESGQPEVPLDRQFLAKELNIVEDTNAKSV from the exons ATGGCGACGGTGGCGGAGCTGAAAGCAG TTTTAAAGGACACACTGGAAAAAAGAGGTGCTCTTGgacaaataaaagcaaggaTCAGAGCTGAAGTTTTTAATGCACTGGATGACCAAAGTGAACCACGGCCACCACTGTCCCGTGAAAATTTCTTAATCAATGAATTAATTCGTGAATACCTGGAATATAACAAGTACAAATATGCAGCATCTGTTTTAACTGCAG AATCCGGCCAGCCTGAAGTGCCCTTGGATAGACAGTTTCTTGCTAAAGAGCTGAATATAGTCGAAGacacaaatgcaaaatcagTGTAA
- the CEP20 gene encoding centrosomal protein 20 isoform X2 has product MATVAELKAVLKDTLEKRGALGQIKARIRAEVFNALDDQSEPRPPLSRENFLINELIREYLEYNKYKYAASVLTAESGQPEVPLDRQFLAKELNIVEDTNAKSVPLLYGILSHFLHGGKEESTQNTLPKVSLRNYPKQNLGKPPTERNQKDRIPEPGRMAGISIEEPLVLQNTNR; this is encoded by the exons ATGGCGACGGTGGCGGAGCTGAAAGCAG TTTTAAAGGACACACTGGAAAAAAGAGGTGCTCTTGgacaaataaaagcaaggaTCAGAGCTGAAGTTTTTAATGCACTGGATGACCAAAGTGAACCACGGCCACCACTGTCCCGTGAAAATTTCTTAATCAATGAATTAATTCGTGAATACCTGGAATATAACAAGTACAAATATGCAGCATCTGTTTTAACTGCAG AATCCGGCCAGCCTGAAGTGCCCTTGGATAGACAGTTTCTTGCTAAAGAGCTGAATATAGTCGAAGacacaaatgcaaaatcagT ACCTCTCTTGTATGGAATTCTCTCTCATTTCTTACATGGTGGTAAAGAAGAAAGTACCCAGAATACCCTTCCAAAAGTGTCTTTGCGGAATTATCCAAAGCAGAACCTTGGCAAACCACCTACGGAGAGAAATCAAAAAG atagAATTCCAGAACCTGGAAGGATGGCTGGCATTAGCATCGAAGAGCCCCTTGTTTTACAAAATACTAACAGATAA
- the CEP20 gene encoding centrosomal protein 20 isoform X1, whose protein sequence is MATVAELKAVLKDTLEKRGALGQIKARIRAEVFNALDDQSEPRPPLSRENFLINELIREYLEYNKYKYAASVLTAESGQPEVPLDRQFLAKELNIVEDTNAKSVRPLLYGILSHFLHGGKEESTQNTLPKVSLRNYPKQNLGKPPTERNQKDRIPEPGRMAGISIEEPLVLQNTNR, encoded by the exons ATGGCGACGGTGGCGGAGCTGAAAGCAG TTTTAAAGGACACACTGGAAAAAAGAGGTGCTCTTGgacaaataaaagcaaggaTCAGAGCTGAAGTTTTTAATGCACTGGATGACCAAAGTGAACCACGGCCACCACTGTCCCGTGAAAATTTCTTAATCAATGAATTAATTCGTGAATACCTGGAATATAACAAGTACAAATATGCAGCATCTGTTTTAACTGCAG AATCCGGCCAGCCTGAAGTGCCCTTGGATAGACAGTTTCTTGCTAAAGAGCTGAATATAGTCGAAGacacaaatgcaaaatcagT CAGACCTCTCTTGTATGGAATTCTCTCTCATTTCTTACATGGTGGTAAAGAAGAAAGTACCCAGAATACCCTTCCAAAAGTGTCTTTGCGGAATTATCCAAAGCAGAACCTTGGCAAACCACCTACGGAGAGAAATCAAAAAG atagAATTCCAGAACCTGGAAGGATGGCTGGCATTAGCATCGAAGAGCCCCTTGTTTTACAAAATACTAACAGATAA
- the CEP20 gene encoding centrosomal protein 20 isoform X3, with translation MATVAELKAESGQPEVPLDRQFLAKELNIVEDTNAKSVRPLLYGILSHFLHGGKEESTQNTLPKVSLRNYPKQNLGKPPTERNQKDRIPEPGRMAGISIEEPLVLQNTNR, from the exons ATGGCGACGGTGGCGGAGCTGAAAGCAG AATCCGGCCAGCCTGAAGTGCCCTTGGATAGACAGTTTCTTGCTAAAGAGCTGAATATAGTCGAAGacacaaatgcaaaatcagT CAGACCTCTCTTGTATGGAATTCTCTCTCATTTCTTACATGGTGGTAAAGAAGAAAGTACCCAGAATACCCTTCCAAAAGTGTCTTTGCGGAATTATCCAAAGCAGAACCTTGGCAAACCACCTACGGAGAGAAATCAAAAAG atagAATTCCAGAACCTGGAAGGATGGCTGGCATTAGCATCGAAGAGCCCCTTGTTTTACAAAATACTAACAGATAA
- the CEP20 gene encoding centrosomal protein 20 isoform X4, translated as MATVAELKAESGQPEVPLDRQFLAKELNIVEDTNAKSVPLLYGILSHFLHGGKEESTQNTLPKVSLRNYPKQNLGKPPTERNQKDRIPEPGRMAGISIEEPLVLQNTNR; from the exons ATGGCGACGGTGGCGGAGCTGAAAGCAG AATCCGGCCAGCCTGAAGTGCCCTTGGATAGACAGTTTCTTGCTAAAGAGCTGAATATAGTCGAAGacacaaatgcaaaatcagT ACCTCTCTTGTATGGAATTCTCTCTCATTTCTTACATGGTGGTAAAGAAGAAAGTACCCAGAATACCCTTCCAAAAGTGTCTTTGCGGAATTATCCAAAGCAGAACCTTGGCAAACCACCTACGGAGAGAAATCAAAAAG atagAATTCCAGAACCTGGAAGGATGGCTGGCATTAGCATCGAAGAGCCCCTTGTTTTACAAAATACTAACAGATAA